The Streptomyces cyaneogriseus subsp. noncyanogenus region GCCAGCTCGTGCCGGTTCCACAGCTCCCCCAGCAGCTCCCGCTCCCGTACCGCGAAGTCGGCGCCCGCCCGCCCGTGCCGGGCCCGGTGGCGCAGGAACGCCAGAGAGGTCGCGTACGCCTCGTACCGCGTGACCGCCCGGGCCGCCGGTTTCCCCCCGTACCGGCGGGCGTACTGCCGCGCGATGCGGCGCGCCCGCATCGAGCCCAGCGCGTACGGCTCGGACGGGGAGAGCCAGCCGGCCGCCACGTAGGGCGGAAGCTCGGTCCGCACCGTCCTCAGCTCGCGCTGCCGCGTCCAGATCACCAGCCAGGTGAGCAGGCCGAACGCCGGCACCATGAACGCCGCGTACACCGCGAGGAAGCCGAGGTCGCCGAGGGTCGAGGAGCCGTTCCACAGCGCGTGCATGCCCATCGCGAGCAGCAGGCCGGTCAGCGGGAGCAGCACGCGCGGCGCCGCACGGCGGTCCGGGCGCAGCGCGGCGATGCCGAAGCCGATGCCCGTGAGCACCGTGAACAGCGGATGCGCGAACGGCGACATCACGATGCGTACGAAGAAGGTCGCGGCGGTGACGGAGGCGATGCCGGTGTCACCGGTGAGCTGGTCGGTGCCGAAGGCGGTGCCGAGGTACAGGATGTTCTCGGTGAACGCGAAGCCGGTGGCGGTGACGCCGGCTATGACGACCCCGTCGACGATGCCGGTGAAGTCCCGCCGGCGGAAGAGGAAGACCAGCAGGACGGCGGCGGCCTTCGCGGACTCCTCGACGACCGGGGCTATGACGGTGGCGCCCAGTGTGTCGGCGCCGTCCGGGTCCGCGGTCGCGGTCGCTATCCACTGGGTCGCGAAGCTGTTGGCGACGATCGCGATGAGCGCGGCGGCGCAGGCTCCCCAGGCGAAGGAGAAGAGCAGGTTGCGCCAGGGCCCCGGCTGGACCCGGTCCAGCCACCGGAACGCGGCCAGCAGCAGCGGCACCGGCAGGACGGCGAGGCCGAGGCCCACCAGGAACCCCTGTGTGCCGGTCTCCTCGCGGACCAGGGCCAGGATGACCAGGCCGGAGAGGGCCAGCAGGGTGATCAGCGCGCCGTAGCGCACCCAGGGGCGCTGCCACCAGTGCGGATGCGTGTGCCGCAGGGGCCCGGCGGGAGGACCGCTCGGCGGGCGGGTGGGGTACGTCGTCGGGTGCGGGGGACTGGTGGCCACGGCATTGACCCTAACGAGACGAAGGCACCGCCCGCGGGGAGCGGCGGGCTTCAGGCGCCGGCGGGGGGCTGGAGTCGGTGCTGGTCTGCGGGTTCGGGCTGCGGCCGCCGTGGTACGCGGCGGAAGAGCAGGTCGTTCACCACATGACCCTTGTCCAGTCCCTGGCCCTCGAAACGGGTCAGCGGGCGGTGGGCGGGACGCGGCGCGAAGCCGCCGTCCGGCTGGGTGTTCTCGTAGTCGGGGTGCGCGGTGAGCACCTCGAGCATCTGCTCGGCGTACGGCTCCCAGTCGGTGGCGCAGTGCACGATCGCGCCCGGCTTGAGGCGGGTCGCGGCCAGCGTGAGGAACTCCGGCTGGATCAGCCGCCGCTTGTGGTGCCGCTTCTTGGGCCAGGGGTCGGGGAAGTAGACGCGCAGTCCGTCGAGGGAGTCGGGGCCGAGCATCTCGCGCAGCAGGATGATCGCGTCGCCGTTGCCGACGCGGATGTTGGACAGGCCGCCCCGGTCTGCGAGATTGAGCAGGTTGCCCTGGCCGGGGGTGTGGACGTCGACGGCCAGGATGTTGGTGTCCGGGTCGGCGGCGGCCATCTGGGCGGTGGCCTCGCCCATGCCGAAGCCGATCTCCAGCACGACGGGGTGGGTGTTGCCGAACAGCTCGGCCGGGTCGAGGACGCGCCGCCCGTCGATGTCGAAGCCCCACTTCGGCCACAGCCGTTGCAGCGCGTCGGCCTGTCCGGCGGTCACGCGGCTGCGGCGCGGCTGGAAGCTCCTGATCCGCCGCTCGAAGTGCGAGCCGGCCGGGTCGGCCTTCGGCCCCTCCGGGAAACGGGGCTCGCCCTTGGCCCGGGCGTGCCGGAGGGCGCCGCCGTCGCCGAGGGGGGCGGGGGCGGGGGGCTGGGGGGTTCAGGGAGTCAGACACAGTACGACCGATTTTACGGGTGCCCACGGGCCACTACAGCGAGCCGAGCATCGCCAGCGCCCGGCGCCCGATCTCCCGCCCGATCGGCAGCGAAGCCGTGGCCGCCGGCGAGGGCGCGTTCAGCACGTGCACCGCCCGCGCCCCCTCCCGGATCAGGAAGTCGTCCACCAGCGTCCCGTCCCGCAGCACCGCCTGCGCCCGCACCCCGGCCGGGGCCCGCACCAGGTCCCCGGCCTCCACCGGGGGGCGGGGGGCTGGGGGGCCTCGGGGGCGTTACGGGAGTCAGACACAGTGGGGTCGATTTTACGGGGGGTGCGGGGGGCTGCGGGGGCCTGCGCGGCCTGCGGGGGCCCTGTGCGCGGTCCGCGGCGGTCCGTGGCCGTCCGTCGTGGCCCGTCCTTGGTCCGTCGCGACCCGTCGTTGGTCCGTCGCGGCCCCGCGAGGTTGGGTGGCCGCGGGTGCGGGCCTGGTGGCCGTCCGCGCGGGTCCGGTGGTGGAGCCGGTGGGGCGGGCCGGCCGTCCAGGCGGTGGCCGGTGGGGCGCTCGGGATGCGCGGGCCGGGGCGGCTGGGGGCGCGGGCCCGTCCGGGCGGTCGTGGCGGCGCCGGGCGGGACGAGGGCCCGGGCGGGGATCCCGGGGAGGGCTGGGCGGGCCCGGGCGGCCGGGGGCGGGCCCGGGTCAGGTCCCGGCCAGGGCCGTCAGCGCCCGTCTCGCCACTTCCCTCCCGATCGGCAGCGACGCCGTCGCGGCGGGGGAGGGCGCGTTCAGTACGTGCACCGTGCGGGCGCCCTCCCGGATCAGGAAGTCGTCCACCAGGGTGCCGTCCGGCAGCACCGCCTGGGCGCGCACACCCGCGGCCGCCGGCACCAGGTCGTCCTCCGTCACGGCGGGCAGCAGCCTGCGCACCGCGCTGGTGAAGGCGGCCTTGGACAGGGAGCGCCGCAGCTCGCCGGCGCCGTAGCGCCAGTGGCGCCGGGCGATGTGCCAGGAACCCGGCCAGGTCAGGGTGGACGCCAGCTCGCGCGGCCGGACCGTGCTCCAGCCGTACCCCTCGCGGGCCAGGGCCGGCACCGCGTTCGGGCCGATGTGCACGCCGCCGTCGATGCCCCGCGTCAGATGCACCCCGAGGAAGGGGAAGGCCGGGTCCGGCACCGGGTAGACCAGGCCCCGCACGAGCTCGGGGCAGGCCAGCTCGTAGTACTCGCCCCGGAACGGCACGATGCGCATGCCGGGGTCGTCCCCCGCCATCCGGGCCACCTCGTCGCAGTACAGGCCGGCGCAGTTGACCAGGACGCGGGCGCGGACGATGTCCCCCGAGCGGGTGAGGGCGGCGACTCCGCGGGAGGGGCGCCGGTCGATGCGCAGCACCTGGGCGCCGTAGCGGATCCGCGCGCCGGAGGCCGCGGCGAGCTGCCGGGCGACCGCCACGTAGTCGCAGATGCCGGTGGTGCCGACGTGTATCGCGGCCAGGCCGCGCACCTCCGGCTCGTACTCGGTGATCTGGGCCGCGCCCAGCTCCCGTACCGGTATGCCGTTCTCCCGGCCGCGCTGCACGAGGGCGTGCAGGCGGGGCAGCTCCGCCCGGTCGGTGGCGACGATCAGCTTGCCGGTGACGGCGTGGGCGATGCCGTACTCCGCGCAGAACTTGACCATCTCCGCGGCACCCCGCACGGCGTAGCGGGCCTTCAGCGACCCGGGCCGGTAGTAGATGCCGCTGTGGACGACGCCGCTGTTGCGGCCCGTCTGGTGCCGGGCCGGTCCCGGCTCCTTCTCCAGGACCGTGACCCGCGTGCCCGGGGCGGCGCGGCTGATCGCGTACGCCGTCGACAGGCCGACGATCCCGCCGCCGATCACCAGCACGTCGCAGTCGTAGGCGATCTTCTCCCGCTCCACCTGCTCCACCTCCCGGGTCCGATAGTGCACTGCGCCACTGACAATGCCTTCAAACCCGGGAGCGGGACGGGCCTGGTCAGGCCGGGGCCATCAGCAGGGGACGGGCCCGCTCGCGCAGCTCCACCACGCGTGGTTCGTCGCCGTAGGGCTCCAGGCGGTGCAGGAGGTCCCTGACGTACTCGGTGGTGCGGGCGGAGGAGATGCGGCCGGCGACCTCGACCGCGCGCACGCCCTGCTCGCAGGCCGCGTCCAGGTTCCCCGACTCCAGTTCGGCGACCGCCGACACGACCAGGCGCAGACCGTGCGAGCGGACGTACTCCTCGGTCGGCCTGGAGAGCGCCTGCTCCGTGAAACGGCGGACCTGGCGGGGCGCCTTCAGGTCGCGGTAGCACTCGGCCGCGTCGGCGGCGAAGCGGTCGTAGGAGTAGAAGCCGAG contains the following coding sequences:
- a CDS encoding PrsW family intramembrane metalloprotease, producing the protein MATSPPHPTTYPTRPPSGPPAGPLRHTHPHWWQRPWVRYGALITLLALSGLVILALVREETGTQGFLVGLGLAVLPVPLLLAAFRWLDRVQPGPWRNLLFSFAWGACAAALIAIVANSFATQWIATATADPDGADTLGATVIAPVVEESAKAAAVLLVFLFRRRDFTGIVDGVVIAGVTATGFAFTENILYLGTAFGTDQLTGDTGIASVTAATFFVRIVMSPFAHPLFTVLTGIGFGIAALRPDRRAAPRVLLPLTGLLLAMGMHALWNGSSTLGDLGFLAVYAAFMVPAFGLLTWLVIWTRQRELRTVRTELPPYVAAGWLSPSEPYALGSMRARRIARQYARRYGGKPAARAVTRYEAYATSLAFLRHRARHGRAGADFAVRERELLGELWNRHELARPALEHAARITAPPPVMPPPMPWAPYGPAPTRPPHPHPHPHPHPHPHPQAPYAAPAPYQPQPHPQPQPQPQPYHGYNPYRS
- the lhgO gene encoding L-2-hydroxyglutarate oxidase — encoded protein: MHYRTREVEQVEREKIAYDCDVLVIGGGIVGLSTAYAISRAAPGTRVTVLEKEPGPARHQTGRNSGVVHSGIYYRPGSLKARYAVRGAAEMVKFCAEYGIAHAVTGKLIVATDRAELPRLHALVQRGRENGIPVRELGAAQITEYEPEVRGLAAIHVGTTGICDYVAVARQLAAASGARIRYGAQVLRIDRRPSRGVAALTRSGDIVRARVLVNCAGLYCDEVARMAGDDPGMRIVPFRGEYYELACPELVRGLVYPVPDPAFPFLGVHLTRGIDGGVHIGPNAVPALAREGYGWSTVRPRELASTLTWPGSWHIARRHWRYGAGELRRSLSKAAFTSAVRRLLPAVTEDDLVPAAAGVRAQAVLPDGTLVDDFLIREGARTVHVLNAPSPAATASLPIGREVARRALTALAGT